The following are encoded in a window of Chitinophagaceae bacterium genomic DNA:
- the mgtE gene encoding magnesium transporter, which translates to MSLELEEISLQQRFEEVIASENKLEIQEFLNHQNISDVANLIYDNEDYESQIISHLSIHRAASVFKILELPVQKRIIKNLPAFKTTELLNELPADDRVAFLEELPTSIVRDLIKTLEPDERIVTLEVLGYPENSMGRIMTPDYVYIYEHNTVAEVFETIRKHAKSSETIDVIYVINEQGELLDDIRIRDFILADPQTKVTELMDGRSIVLHVNDDQEMASEVFKMNNRVALPVTDNNNILLGIVTIDDILWVAEEEFSEDIQKIGGTEALDEPYLDMPFWKLIGKRAPWLIILFVGELFTASAMSFFEDEIKKVLVLNMLVPLIISSGGNTGSQASTLIIQAMAKAEITINDWLKIFKRELKSGLVLGGILGMVGFIRTFVWSYIEPHLYGAHTFLLAMVTGVSVLGVVLWGTLAGSMLPMFLKRLKFDPATSSAPFVATLVDVTGIVIYFTVAYFFLSGILL; encoded by the coding sequence ATGTCGCTGGAACTGGAAGAAATATCATTGCAGCAGCGGTTTGAAGAAGTGATCGCTTCGGAGAACAAACTGGAGATACAGGAATTTCTGAATCACCAGAACATCAGCGACGTGGCCAACCTCATTTACGACAACGAGGATTACGAAAGCCAGATCATTTCCCATCTTTCCATTCACCGGGCTGCCAGCGTTTTTAAGATCCTTGAACTGCCGGTTCAGAAAAGGATCATTAAGAATTTACCGGCATTTAAAACCACCGAGCTGCTCAATGAACTGCCGGCGGATGACCGGGTTGCCTTCCTGGAAGAATTGCCCACCAGCATTGTAAGGGACCTCATCAAGACCCTGGAACCCGATGAACGTATAGTAACCCTTGAAGTACTGGGCTATCCCGAAAACAGCATGGGCCGGATAATGACGCCGGACTATGTATACATATACGAGCACAATACCGTGGCAGAGGTTTTTGAAACGATCCGCAAGCATGCCAAAAGCAGTGAGACCATTGATGTGATCTATGTGATCAATGAACAGGGCGAGCTGCTGGATGATATCCGCATCCGGGACTTCATCCTGGCGGACCCTCAAACCAAAGTGACCGAACTGATGGACGGGCGTTCCATTGTGTTGCACGTGAATGATGACCAGGAAATGGCCAGCGAGGTCTTTAAGATGAATAACCGGGTGGCTTTGCCCGTTACCGACAACAATAATATCCTGCTGGGCATTGTTACCATTGATGATATCCTTTGGGTGGCAGAAGAAGAGTTCAGCGAAGACATCCAGAAGATAGGTGGTACCGAAGCATTGGATGAACCCTACCTGGATATGCCTTTCTGGAAACTGATCGGCAAACGGGCGCCCTGGCTCATCATTTTATTCGTGGGCGAATTATTCACTGCCAGCGCCATGAGTTTCTTTGAAGACGAGATCAAAAAAGTGCTGGTGCTGAACATGCTGGTGCCCCTCATCATTTCCAGCGGCGGTAATACCGGGAGCCAGGCATCCACCCTTATCATTCAGGCCATGGCCAAAGCAGAGATCACAATCAATGACTGGCTGAAAATATTCAAACGGGAATTAAAAAGCGGCCTCGTGCTGGGTGGGATATTAGGCATGGTGGGTTTTATCAGAACCTTTGTGTGGAGTTATATAGAACCGCATCTTTACGGCGCCCACACATTCCTGCTGGCAATGGTAACAGGTGTTTCGGTCCTGGGAGTTGTTCTATGGGGCACGCTTGCCGGCTCCATGCTTCCCATGTTCTTAAAGAGATTGAAATTTGACCCTGCTACATCCTCCGCACCATTTGTAGCCACATTGGTGGATGTTACAGGCATTGTCATTTATTTCACGGTGGCCTATTTCTTCCTTTCCGGCATTTTACTGTAA
- the kdsA gene encoding 3-deoxy-8-phosphooctulonate synthase produces MEKYLTELFNKQQYDKNNFFLIAGPCVVEGEEIVMEIAEKVSAACKKLQIPYIFKASYRKANRTSASSFTGIGDEKALELIKKVSEKFSIPTTTDIHTAEEAAMAAKYVDVLQIPAFLCRQTDLLIAAAKTGKIVNVKKGQFVSGPSMKFAVEKINNAGNNKVGLIERGNTFGYQDLVVDYRNITWMREIKVPVIMDCTHALQQPNQTAGVTGGNPELIETIAKAAIATGADGLFIETHPNPAVAKSDGANMLRLNLLEPLLEKLVRIRKAIAPIP; encoded by the coding sequence ATGGAAAAATATTTAACCGAACTTTTCAACAAGCAGCAATACGATAAGAACAATTTCTTCCTGATTGCAGGCCCCTGCGTGGTGGAAGGGGAAGAAATAGTGATGGAAATAGCAGAGAAAGTTTCTGCTGCCTGCAAAAAACTGCAGATACCATATATATTCAAGGCATCTTACCGAAAAGCAAACCGTACTTCCGCCAGTTCATTCACCGGCATCGGCGATGAAAAAGCCCTGGAGCTGATAAAGAAAGTAAGCGAAAAATTCTCCATCCCCACCACCACCGACATCCATACCGCCGAAGAAGCAGCCATGGCAGCTAAGTATGTTGACGTGTTGCAGATCCCTGCATTTCTATGCCGCCAGACCGACCTGCTGATCGCTGCCGCAAAAACAGGGAAGATCGTGAACGTAAAAAAGGGGCAGTTTGTAAGCGGCCCTTCCATGAAATTTGCTGTTGAAAAGATAAACAATGCCGGTAACAACAAGGTCGGACTGATCGAACGGGGCAATACATTCGGCTACCAGGACCTTGTGGTTGACTACCGCAACATCACCTGGATGAGAGAGATAAAAGTACCTGTCATAATGGATTGCACCCATGCGTTGCAGCAACCGAATCAAACTGCCGGCGTAACAGGAGGAAACCCTGAGCTGATCGAAACGATCGCCAAAGCTGCCATAGCCACAGGGGCCGATGGTTTATTCATTGAAACACACCCCAACCCTGCTGTGGCAAAAAGCGACGGTGCCAATATGCTGCGGCTAAACCTGCTGGAACCCCTGCTGGAAAAACTGGTGAGGATAAGGAAAGCTATTGCCCCTATCCCCTAA
- a CDS encoding PspC family transcriptional regulator, translated as MNRFKHFIEWHVFGVCTAIGERMGIATSTIRKYFIYMSFMTLGSPVIIYFFVAFWMNVKRYILNARRNPLRYL; from the coding sequence ATGAACCGGTTCAAACATTTTATTGAGTGGCATGTATTTGGAGTATGTACCGCCATTGGCGAACGGATGGGCATTGCCACCTCCACCATACGAAAGTACTTTATCTATATGTCTTTTATGACCCTGGGTTCCCCGGTGATCATTTACTTCTTTGTTGCTTTCTGGATGAATGTGAAACGGTATATCCTGAATGCAAGAAGGAACCCGCTGCGGTATCTGTGA
- a CDS encoding tail fiber domain-containing protein: MRKKYLLLITFLPVIHFAGAQSFSVNTDGSVADPSAMLDVKSSQKGLLIPRMTKTERNAITTPATGLLVFQNAPDSIGFYYYDGSKWSWVASINGNADTLAWKRNGNAGTSTAMHFIGTTDNRALNFRVNNIRAGLIDNASYNLALGYSGFLNNSSGTHNTAIGYQSMTGNTTGNYNTSVGAFSFFSNTAGIRNTAIGTSALYFNNANDNTAVGYEALNQTSSVAARNNTAVGSNALRQNSSGTANTAMGDSAGYILTAASYNVFFGKNAGRDNLGSWTTLIGIDAGTKNTANGSVFIGSAAGMKNTSGIGNTFVGDNAGREVITSSNNSFFGSYAGQATTGSGNSFFGRLAGYNNTSGINNLATGFESLISNQGGNNNTAVGYRSLYSNTSGYSNIALGPEALRTNTTGSNLVAVGDSALYNNSGGTSNTAVGSKALYLNSNGVNNTATGFQALRQNGLGSNNTAFGSNALILNTNGSAHTAMGSFALSNLTGSNYNVAIGDSAARNLASGSNNVIVGTWAMKDHTVGQQNTAIGNFAMGERESGNYNTALGAGSLWNTNNDYNTGIGYQAGVANVSGTNNTYLGANVIVGVDNLTNSTALGANSFINVSNKVRIGSSTVTVIEGQVGYTFPSDGRFKTAVTESVPGLDFITRLRPVIYNFQTSRYDAFIRSGTTADPKLIGSIDYTESERIRHSGFIAQEVEKAAREAGYDFDGIVIPKNDKDTYGIGYSQFVVPLVKAVQEQQKQIESLKKELDEMKKLIGK; encoded by the coding sequence ATGAGAAAGAAGTACCTCTTGCTGATAACCTTTCTGCCCGTTATTCATTTTGCTGGTGCACAGTCCTTTTCTGTAAATACTGACGGAAGTGTTGCCGACCCGAGCGCCATGCTGGATGTGAAAAGCAGCCAGAAGGGGCTTTTGATACCCCGGATGACAAAGACTGAAAGAAACGCTATCACCACCCCCGCTACCGGTTTGCTGGTATTTCAAAATGCGCCCGACAGTATTGGCTTCTATTATTACGACGGCAGTAAATGGAGTTGGGTTGCATCCATTAACGGAAATGCCGATACCCTTGCCTGGAAAAGAAACGGGAATGCAGGCACCAGCACCGCAATGCATTTCATCGGAACCACCGACAACCGGGCACTGAACTTCCGGGTCAATAATATACGGGCAGGATTGATCGATAATGCCAGTTACAATTTAGCCCTGGGATACTCCGGTTTCCTTAACAATTCATCAGGCACACATAATACAGCCATCGGTTATCAGTCAATGACCGGTAATACAACAGGCAATTACAATACCTCTGTGGGGGCGTTCAGTTTTTTCAGCAATACAGCGGGGATCCGGAATACGGCCATAGGAACCTCTGCACTTTATTTCAATAATGCCAATGATAATACAGCTGTTGGATATGAAGCTCTTAATCAGACTTCATCTGTTGCTGCAAGAAACAATACAGCGGTAGGTTCAAATGCATTGCGGCAGAACAGCTCCGGTACCGCCAATACCGCAATGGGTGATTCAGCAGGATATATTTTAACCGCGGCCAGCTATAATGTCTTTTTCGGAAAAAATGCAGGAAGGGATAACCTGGGTTCCTGGACGACCCTGATCGGTATTGATGCCGGGACAAAAAACACGGCCAACGGAAGCGTTTTCATTGGTTCAGCTGCAGGGATGAAAAACACATCCGGCATTGGAAACACATTTGTAGGCGATAATGCCGGAAGAGAAGTTATCACAAGTTCAAATAATTCCTTTTTCGGAAGCTATGCCGGCCAGGCAACTACAGGTTCAGGAAATAGTTTTTTTGGCAGACTGGCCGGGTATAATAATACATCAGGCATCAATAATCTGGCCACTGGGTTTGAATCGCTGATAAGTAACCAGGGAGGCAACAACAATACTGCTGTTGGCTACAGGAGCCTTTATTCCAATACATCCGGCTACAGCAATATTGCCCTTGGCCCGGAAGCATTACGGACAAATACAACCGGCAGTAATCTGGTTGCGGTGGGTGATTCAGCCCTCTATAATAATTCCGGTGGTACCAGTAATACGGCTGTTGGCTCAAAAGCTTTATATCTTAATTCAAACGGCGTAAATAATACAGCAACAGGATTCCAGGCTTTAAGACAAAACGGACTTGGCAGCAATAATACGGCATTTGGATCCAATGCTTTGATCCTTAATACAAATGGAAGTGCCCATACTGCAATGGGTTCATTTGCATTAAGTAACCTGACAGGCAGTAATTACAATGTTGCCATTGGTGACAGTGCAGCCCGGAATTTAGCAAGCGGCTCCAATAATGTTATTGTAGGTACCTGGGCAATGAAAGATCATACTGTCGGCCAGCAAAATACGGCCATTGGAAACTTTGCCATGGGAGAAAGAGAAAGCGGTAATTATAACACAGCCCTAGGAGCAGGAAGCCTATGGAATACAAACAATGACTATAATACGGGGATCGGGTACCAAGCAGGTGTTGCAAATGTTTCAGGAACCAACAATACCTACCTGGGAGCAAATGTTATCGTTGGAGTTGATAATTTGACCAACTCTACAGCTCTTGGAGCAAACTCGTTTATAAACGTAAGTAATAAGGTCCGGATCGGTTCTTCAACTGTAACAGTGATCGAAGGACAGGTTGGATACACATTCCCATCTGACGGAAGATTTAAAACAGCGGTCACTGAATCTGTTCCGGGGCTTGATTTTATTACCAGGCTGCGCCCGGTTATTTATAATTTCCAGACTTCCCGGTATGATGCTTTTATAAGATCAGGTACTACTGCAGATCCGAAGCTCATCGGCTCTATTGATTATACCGAATCAGAACGCATACGTCATAGTGGCTTTATTGCACAGGAGGTTGAAAAAGCAGCCAGGGAAGCAGGTTATGATTTTGACGGAATTGTCATTCCAAAGAATGATAAGGACACCTACGGCATAGGTTATTCTCAATTTGTGGTCCCATTGGTAAAAGCAGTACAGGAACAACAAAAACAAATAGAATCGCTGAAAAAAGAACTGGATGAAATGAAGAAATTAATAGGGAAATAG
- a CDS encoding YceI family protein: MATKNWVLDPTHSEVHFKIKHLMITNVTGSFDIFTVSAKTEEEDFTRGKITFTADVNSISTGNEQRDGHLKSGDFFDVEKFPRIKFEATKATPVDNDGSFDLYGDLTIRDVTKNVKLAVEFGGVVKDPYGNTKAGFTINGKINRKDFGLTWNAATEAGGVVVSEEVRIVAEIQLVEQPVAEEVELAAQQ; this comes from the coding sequence ATGGCAACCAAAAACTGGGTCCTGGACCCCACACACAGCGAAGTTCATTTCAAGATCAAACACCTGATGATCACCAATGTTACAGGCAGTTTTGACATTTTTACTGTATCGGCAAAGACCGAAGAAGAAGACTTTACCCGGGGAAAGATCACCTTCACGGCCGATGTGAATTCCATCTCCACCGGCAATGAGCAAAGAGACGGTCACCTGAAGAGTGGCGACTTTTTCGATGTAGAAAAATTCCCCCGGATCAAATTTGAAGCAACCAAGGCAACACCCGTTGACAACGATGGTTCATTCGACCTGTACGGCGACCTGACCATACGCGACGTGACAAAAAATGTAAAGCTGGCCGTAGAATTCGGCGGGGTGGTTAAAGACCCGTACGGAAATACCAAGGCCGGTTTCACCATCAATGGAAAGATCAACCGGAAGGATTTTGGACTTACCTGGAATGCGGCTACCGAAGCAGGTGGCGTAGTGGTAAGTGAGGAAGTGAGGATCGTAGCAGAGATACAATTGGTAGAACAACCGGTTGCTGAAGAGGTAGAACTCGCAGCACAGCAATAA
- a CDS encoding response regulator transcription factor produces the protein MKNAKTRLGIVDDHQIVIDGLKSLLQGHNQFEVLVECTQPLRMIELIGRNFIDILLTDVMMPGMNGAELAKEVHLKYPEIKILALSMSGQGDLVNRMIEDADISGYVLKNIGKQELVKALEKISAGGIYFSDEVLEEMTRASERKKENEEVNLTAREIEIIRLIEKELSNKQIAERLFLSERTVETHRKNIFRKTNTASVIGLVKYAYEHKLI, from the coding sequence ATGAAAAACGCTAAGACCAGGTTAGGGATCGTTGACGACCACCAGATAGTAATAGACGGGCTAAAATCTTTACTTCAGGGCCACAACCAGTTTGAAGTGCTGGTTGAATGTACACAGCCGCTCCGGATGATCGAACTCATCGGCAGGAATTTCATTGATATTTTACTCACCGACGTAATGATGCCCGGCATGAACGGGGCAGAACTGGCAAAAGAAGTTCACCTGAAATACCCTGAAATAAAGATACTGGCGCTTTCCATGAGCGGGCAGGGCGACCTGGTAAACCGGATGATCGAAGATGCAGACATTTCCGGTTATGTGCTCAAGAACATTGGCAAACAGGAATTGGTGAAGGCACTGGAAAAGATCTCTGCCGGCGGCATTTATTTCAGCGATGAGGTTTTGGAGGAAATGACCAGGGCCAGCGAACGGAAAAAAGAAAATGAAGAGGTCAATCTTACGGCCAGGGAAATTGAGATCATCCGGCTGATCGAAAAAGAATTAAGCAATAAACAGATCGCTGAAAGACTTTTTTTGAGCGAACGGACCGTGGAGACCCACCGCAAGAATATTTTCCGGAAAACGAATACCGCCAGCGTGATCGGCTTGGTGAAATATGCCTACGAGCACAAGCTCATATGA
- a CDS encoding SET domain-containing protein-lysine N-methyltransferase, with protein MLKPYLFVDSTNEKGRGVFTRERIPANTVIEISPVIAMEKADREYLDKTLLHDYIFEWGKQKDLPAGQAGRCCMALGLIPIYNHSYKSNCEYFMDFEDENMMIKTVRVIEKGEELTINYNGDWNDANKVWFDVK; from the coding sequence ATGCTGAAGCCTTATTTATTTGTTGATAGCACGAACGAAAAGGGCAGGGGGGTCTTTACCCGGGAACGGATCCCGGCCAATACCGTCATTGAAATATCCCCGGTCATTGCCATGGAGAAGGCAGACCGGGAGTATTTGGACAAGACCCTTTTGCACGATTATATTTTTGAGTGGGGAAAGCAGAAGGACCTGCCTGCCGGACAGGCAGGCAGATGCTGCATGGCGCTTGGGCTGATACCCATTTATAACCACAGCTATAAAAGCAATTGTGAGTATTTCATGGATTTTGAAGATGAGAACATGATGATCAAAACCGTGCGGGTGATTGAAAAAGGGGAGGAACTTACCATTAATTATAACGGAGACTGGAATGATGCTAACAAAGTATGGTTTGATGTAAAATGA
- a CDS encoding NAD-dependent epimerase/dehydratase family protein, whose product MLKEKILVIGASGQIGVELTLALRKIYGNANVVASDLREENDLLKGTGPYVSLDVMNKEMLHVQVIRQNITQVYLLAAILSATGEKNPNLAWSLNMQSLLNVLDIAREENLHKVYWPSSIAVFGPTSPKQDCPQQTIIEPTTVYGISKYAGEFWCHYFNQRYGVDVRSLRYPGLISYKSEPGGGTTDYAVDIFYKAKKGKNYECFLREDTYLPMMYMPDAIRATIELMEAPADKISVRTSYNLSAMSFSPKEITAEIKKYVPDFSVSFKPDYRQPIADSWPQSIDDAVARRDWGWKEEFNLQQMTKDMLENLKV is encoded by the coding sequence ATGCTTAAAGAGAAAATATTAGTGATCGGCGCATCCGGACAGATAGGAGTGGAGTTAACACTGGCTCTTCGTAAAATATACGGCAATGCCAACGTAGTGGCTTCTGACCTGCGGGAAGAAAATGACCTGCTAAAGGGTACCGGCCCCTACGTGAGCCTGGATGTGATGAACAAGGAGATGCTGCACGTACAGGTGATCCGGCAGAATATTACCCAGGTATACCTGTTGGCTGCCATTCTTTCTGCCACCGGCGAAAAAAATCCCAACCTGGCCTGGAGTCTAAACATGCAGAGTTTACTGAACGTGCTGGACATAGCCCGGGAGGAAAACCTGCATAAAGTATATTGGCCGAGCAGTATTGCGGTTTTCGGGCCCACCTCGCCAAAACAGGATTGCCCGCAACAGACCATTATTGAGCCTACCACTGTTTACGGTATCAGTAAATATGCCGGTGAGTTCTGGTGCCATTATTTTAATCAGCGCTATGGGGTGGATGTACGGAGCCTGCGTTACCCCGGACTGATAAGCTATAAGAGTGAACCCGGCGGCGGAACAACGGATTATGCCGTGGATATTTTTTACAAGGCAAAGAAGGGAAAGAATTATGAATGCTTCTTACGGGAAGATACATACCTGCCCATGATGTATATGCCCGATGCCATCCGGGCTACGATCGAATTGATGGAAGCGCCGGCAGATAAGATCTCTGTACGTACGTCTTACAATTTATCGGCCATGAGTTTTTCACCAAAGGAGATCACTGCGGAGATAAAGAAGTATGTCCCGGATTTTTCAGTCAGCTTTAAACCCGATTATCGCCAGCCTATTGCAGACAGCTGGCCGCAGAGTATTGATGATGCCGTGGCAAGAAGGGACTGGGGATGGAAGGAAGAATTCAACCTGCAACAGATGACGAAGGATATGCTGGAGAACCTGAAGGTCTGA
- a CDS encoding histidine phosphatase family protein has translation MRYFFVLLVFCLSATMIFAQQENAVTRVFIVRHAEKETGKDPVLTATGYKRAGDLVRALQNEGIQKIYVSQYRRTQMTADSMRIRLGIDTVHYTADTICDNLVNAIMEHRDFGKTILVIAHSNTIPHIIRKLGVLDFPGGDLPDAEFDNLFLVTYKNQKARVKQTKYGDKPGSSAPMKALQ, from the coding sequence ATGAGATACTTTTTTGTCCTTCTTGTTTTTTGCCTGTCGGCAACCATGATTTTTGCCCAGCAGGAAAACGCCGTTACAAGGGTATTCATTGTACGTCATGCTGAAAAAGAAACGGGCAAGGACCCGGTTTTAACTGCCACGGGATACAAAAGGGCCGGTGACCTGGTGAGGGCCTTACAGAATGAAGGGATACAGAAGATCTATGTAAGCCAATACAGGCGCACACAAATGACCGCCGACAGCATGCGCATCCGATTGGGAATTGACACCGTTCATTATACGGCCGATACTATCTGCGACAACCTGGTGAATGCGATCATGGAGCACCGGGATTTTGGTAAAACGATCCTGGTCATTGCCCACAGCAATACCATACCACATATAATCCGTAAGCTGGGTGTTCTGGATTTTCCAGGGGGGGATCTGCCGGATGCGGAATTTGATAATCTTTTTTTGGTTACTTACAAAAATCAGAAAGCAAGGGTCAAGCAAACAAAGTATGGTGACAAACCGGGTTCTTCTGCCCCGATGAAAGCATTACAGTAA